The sequence below is a genomic window from Cataglyphis hispanica isolate Lineage 1 chromosome 13, ULB_Chis1_1.0, whole genome shotgun sequence.
TCTATTTCAACGATTTTTGTAGGGAAATCTAATAAGTTTGCTGTTCCTTACTGATTGTTGTCGTCGATTTTTTTGTCGGGCGAGTTCTAAGCTGAGACTTCTCACGGCCAAAGCCAACTTATGTTGCTGGCTCACGTCATTTGCATCGATGAACGGTTGCGGTTCGCCTTCTTGAAGTGGCACACCGGCGAATGATTCGCTTAGAGCACGTTTCAGAAGTGAACCAGCGAATCGTACGACCGCCCGATCCCTCGCATCCAGTTCCCTGCTCTCATCCGCCACTATTGGATCCTCCAGCCACTTTGACAATTGCTCATAAACCTCCTCCAGTTCGGAACAGAAATCTGCGTAAGtgaatttaaactttatttttaatttgtttaatattactgaaaaatatctaatttactTCCAAGTCTGTCTTTTGAATACTTGCCAGAATTATATTCCGTACTGAAACTATATTTGCTACTTGCGCTCGTGTCTTTTCTTTGAAACATCGGTCCCTGACTTTGCCGAAATCGGCCTAACCACTTTTGCTCGGCCTCTAGAGATTCCTTCAGGAACTCTTCATCTACCGTCTCGTCCCGCAAGACGAAACCTCTCGATCCTCCTCTTTTCACTCTGCAACATTGTATTCtccattgaaataatatagctACTGTTCTTATCATTTAACTATTTAGATCCTATATATCATTGAATATCTTTCcgctcatatatatgtaaataaatatttagttctGTGTATCTATCTGCGACAATTTCAACTCACTTGATATCTTGATCGCCGACATGGCTACCGCTAACACTTATACCAACGGCGTAACTGCTCTCACCGGAAGATGTGTTTGAGGAAGTCATCCCGCCGGTCGCCGTGCTTTCTCGCTTCAGAGCATCTTTCAGTCGCTGCGCGAAAGTTCCTCTTCTCTCAGGCGTGTCTAATTGCGCAATATATAGTTTGTTAAGCTTTTGCTCTTCTTCttctaaaaatcatttattcgatataaaaacTGCTCCTCGTTTcagatttatttgaaatgtaatGTCCGTACACATACCAGGTTCTTCGTCGATGGTCTCCTTGGCGCTATGAAAACTATCCGTGCTCTGACTGTTGCAGCTGCTATAGACCGACATCTGACCGAGCTGTCGCGTCACCGGCAGAACCTCCCCGCTGGATCCTAACACGATAAATCTATTCCTTCGGTTCGTGCAGCTCGCATCCTTGCACACTTTGTGAGGACTCGGCGGTCTCATTGATTTACCGTTAGGCCTGCTACGCACTTCCATCGTGCTCTCTAATTTGTGGTATTCGTCGCGCGGAGGCTGCTTATCTGccggaaaagagaaaaataaaaattattaggcgctaaagaaatatatatgtataatttgaataaattatataaattacatggaTCGCCCTTCTTCATCGAGTCTCCTACCTATCTTGGAATTACTGCTCGCTGCAAAGACTTTTTCCGCACTCTCCATTTCCGGTGGGGTACTACTAAAGCTCTCACCGATCGGTGATAATCTGCGAGAACTCAGGCCGACCTCCACATCTGAATGATCTGTCTTGATTGGATCTGTGGGACTACTGGGCACATGTCTTTGACGAAATCCCAACAGTGACTTGTTCATCTCCCTCAGAATATTGTCCTCCTCGAATTGTGTCAATGGTAGTCGCGAATAGTCCTCGGGATCTATGCAGCAGACCGTTACCTGCGCTCGGAAAACTGTACGATTGTTCATCTTCCCATTTCCATAAATAACGTAAATCAAACTGCGCGGATTAAGAGTCGTATTTCACTCACCATGTTTGGTTTCGAGATACTCTCGAATATCGCTTTGTGCCGCGGATCATTTATCCTCGATATGTGCCTGACACCCTCGATTATCAATACTTCGTTGTCTTCTAAGGCCTCGACAGATAATATCGCGGCGAGCATTTCCGGATGCGTCGCCACCTGAAAAAGAATCGAATCAATGATCATGACAATCCCACTATTCGCATAGTTgcaaattcttaatttttttaaaataaaatgaaaaaaaatattttaataatttgtcttAATTTACATGTATAGTCTCCTGTGTGATATCACCATCGAGCACACCGCCACCGATCTTAGCGTTCACAAAACAAACTTGCAGCACTTTGGATTCCATCTCAATTCTTTCCAGCCGACCCTCGTGACGTATCATCAGCGGACATAAAGGTACATTACTTTCCAGCCAATCTTCAATTGTCAGCCATTGCTTAGATGTCATCACCTAGAAATTGTATTAAAGCGcatcttttatattgcaatctattcttaataaacaaaaaaattaacaaagaatccaaaatctaaaaaaattactgttagataaaaattttaggaaatcttagtttaattattgtacCTGTCTTGAAATTATCAGACGACCATCGAGTGCATGTTCCGTCtcgagataattataataatgaaagataCTTTTGAGTTTGGCTTTCTGTGCGTTTCTGGAAAAGGATAAAATACTTCGAAAATTataatccttttttcttttttcagattGAAAACAAACGGAAAATTTCTTCGAGAATTTAATCTCAAAAATCGCTTACTTGTAAAGATGTCTGAAAAagtttgtaaaattgaaatcacGCAATGTGGGATGTGTCTTTGTGGTTCTCTTCGGATACgtcgaaaaaaatgcatttgcgATTAAGGAAGAGACGAATGCGTAACTGTATTCGACACTGTCACCTATGTAAGATAAgtaacttttatttgaaacttaTCTCTTCTTTCGCATGAAcacattatctttattttaaatagtatgaagagcatatatataataaaaagatatatattttataatacattagatTGCAATTTTCGGGATATCTGGGAGAATGTCGAATCTCGCGACGGCGATACCTTGTTGCTGCAGACTAAAGTGTAAGCCTTGCGGAGGTTTAGTGCGTTTTAAATCTTTCGCTCTTTCCACCATTCGCGGTATTGTCTTCGTAAACACCTGTTCTCTTTCCACAGGATCGAGAtctttatttagaaaagtCCCCAACATGGAAAATAAATCTGTATCCTGCATGTCCTCTTCGGGATCGAGACTTATACTGAAAGTAATacgaatatataacaattgcaAAAGTACTTATgaattacttaatataaattttatatatatatatatatatatatatatatatatatatttaatgtaaagataagcgtatatatatatatatatatatatatatatatatatatatatatatgttagaaaGTAACGATTGAAAACGCGAGTCATACTTGCACATGTCATGCAATCGTTGCATCGCGTCTATTAGATCCTCGGAATTTTTTGCCAGGGCGGCTTTGTCTAATTGTTTTACCACAGCCGGCCACCAAGGTAAATCACATGGTAACATTACTAGAGCCATTATGGATCTGCGAAATGCAAAAAAGTATTCAAAATATGCAACTTAAACAGTGATCATAcctaaatactttttttcatcaacGTTTCTCTTGAACACAAGATTTTCAGaagctaatattaaaatttatgcattaaCTCGAGCGAATCTGTACTTTGAAAGCGCACTAATCGATTTGAATTTATAGTTGGCGTGATATGTCAAAGCTATGCGCGTGATGGACTTACAAAAGTAGCgcgatcgtaaaatataaagtcgGATTGGGAAGCAAATTATTCCTTCCCTatctataaatcttttattcccataattttattttgctgcaATTACGTGtacaatatgcaataaaaatttagttaattcGATTATTGTACAAAtcatctataattaaaatatggttaacattataatttttatgatcggaaaaattgaaatattattcgagctaatatgttattaatctttcgaaattctaattttgaatattcagatttttaaagcttaaaagtttcaatatttaatattttttaaattttagattttaaattttaaaagaaaataagatgtGCTGATTTTAATAGAGATTGCACAATCTATTAGCCTGGATGTTTAGATTCTAAATTGCAGATTCTGAAATcttgaattttgaatatatctaaatcttttttaatattgattttcgtCGGTTTTCAACACATTAGATACAAAACATTTtggattttcttattttataaagatctttataattatatatatgtgtgtgtgtgtatatgtatattcgtaTTTCCACTTGAAGAAATGTGTACGCAAGCGCAGGTCGGAGGGTTGGCTGGTTAGTAACCTCGTCGCACGAGGCACGAATATAATtag
It includes:
- the LOC126854010 gene encoding uncharacterized protein LOC126854010 isoform X2, which codes for MALVMLPCDLPWWPAVVKQLDKAALAKNSEDLIDAMQRLHDMCNISLDPEEDMQDTDLFSMLGTFLNKDLDPVEREQVFTKTIPRMVERAKDLKRTKPPQGLHFSLQQQGDSVEYSYAFVSSLIANAFFSTYPKRTTKTHPTLRDFNFTNFFRHLYKNAQKAKLKSIFHYYNYLETEHALDGRLIISRQVMTSKQWLTIEDWLESNVPLCPLMIRHEGRLERIEMESKVLQVCFVNAKIGGGVLDGDITQETIHVATHPEMLAAILSVEALEDNEVLIIEGVRHISRINDPRHKAIFESISKPNMVTVCCIDPEDYSRLPLTQFEEDNILREMNKSLLGFRQRHVPSSPTDPIKTDHSDVEVGLSSRRLSPIGESFSSTPPEMESAEKVFAASSNSKIDKQPPRDEYHKLESTMEVRSRPNGKSMRPPSPHKVCKDASCTNRRNRFIVLGSSGEVLPVTRQLGQMSVYSSCNSQSTDSFHSAKETIDEEPEEEQKLNKLYIAQLDTPERRGTFAQRLKDALKRESTATGGMTSSNTSSGESSYAVGISVSGSHVGDQDIKIQCCRVKRGGSRGFVLRDETVDEEFLKESLEAEQKWLGRFRQSQGPMFQRKDTSASSKYSFSTEYNSDFCSELEEVYEQLSKWLEDPIVADESRELDARDRAVVRFAGSLLKRALSESFAGVPLQEGEPQPFIDANDVSQQHKLALAVRSLSLELARQKNRRQQSVIESEDIDYYEDASSEMIREGKDAQRRKLWAVTFTSEVFQTLVDDQMTVCLSTPPISESNQMTNKCEMHEMSVLGISELPQENSPQGGDLLPIATGNWGCGTRLKGDPQLKLVIQWLASSLAGAPRLIYYTSGNPSLSKLDTVSRVLMDRRWSVGDLAAATLKYAGQIIEEQTEGRNSLFEEIIGMDKPSP
- the LOC126854010 gene encoding uncharacterized protein LOC126854010 isoform X4: MALVMLPCDLPWWPAVVKQLDKAALAKNSEDLIDAMQRLHDMCNISLDPEEDMQDTDLFSMLGTFLNKDLDPVEREQVFTKTIPRMVERAKDLKRTKPPQGLHFSLQQQGDSVEYSYAFVSSLIANAFFSTYPKRTTKTHPTLRDFNFTNFFRHLYKNAQKAKLKSIFHYYNYLETEHALDGRLIISRQVMTSKQWLTIEDWLESNVPLCPLMIRHEGRLERIEMESKVLQVCFVNAKIGGGVLDGDITQETIHVATHPEMLAAILSVEALEDNEVLIIEGVRHISRINDPRHKAIFESISKPNMVTVCCIDPEDYSRLPLTQFEEDNILREMNKSLLGFRQRHVPSSPTDPIKTDHSDVEVGLSSRRLSPIGESFSSTPPEMESAEKVFAASSNSKIDKQPPRDEYHKLESTMEVRSRPNGKSMRPPSPHKVCKDASCTNRRNRFIVLGSSGEVLPVTRQLGQMSVYSSCNSQSTDSFHSAKETIDEEPEEEQKLNKLYIAQLDTPERRGTFAQRLKDALKRESTATGGMTSSNTSSGESSYAVGISVSGSHVGDQDIKVKRGGSRGFVLRDETVDEEFLKESLEAEQKWLGRFRQSQGPMFQRKDTSASSKYSFSTEYNSDFCSELEEVYEQLSKWLEDPIVADESRELDARDRAVVRFAGSLLKRALSESFAGVPLQEGEPQPFIDANDVSQQHKLALAVRSLSLELARQKNRRQQSVIESEDIDYYEDASSEMIREGKDAQRRKLWAVTFTSEVFQTLVDDQMTVCLSTPPISESNQMTNKCEMHEMSVLGISELPQENSPQGGDLLPIATGNWGCGTRLKGDPQLKLVIQWLASSLAGAPRLIYYTSGNPSLSKLDTVSRVLMDRRWSVGDLAAATLKYAGQIIEEQTEGRNSLFEEIIGMDKPSP
- the LOC126854010 gene encoding uncharacterized protein LOC126854010 isoform X5, translated to MALVMLPCDLPWWPAVVKQLDKAALAKNSEDLIDAMQRLHDMCNISLDPEEDMQDTDLFSMLGTFLNKDLDPVEREQVFTKTIPRMVERAKDLKRTKPPQGLHFSLQQQGDSVEYSYAFVSSLIANAFFSTYPKRTTKTHPTLRDFNFTNFFRHLYKNAQKAKLKSIFHYYNYLETEHALDGRLIISRQVMTSKQWLTIEDWLESNVPLCPLMIRHEGRLERIEMESKVLQVCFVNAKIGGGVLDGDITQETIHVATHPEMLAAILSVEALEDNEVLIIEGVRHISRINDPRHKAIFESISKPNMVTVCCIDPEDYSRLPLTQFEEDNILREMNKSLLGFRQRHVPSSPTDPIKTDHSDVEVGLSSRRLSPIGESFSSTPPEMESAEKVFAASSNSKIDKQPPRDEYHKLESTMEVRSRPNGKSMRPPSPHKVCKDASCTNRRNRFIVLGSSGEVLPVTRQLGQMSVYSSCNSQSTDSFHSAKETIDEEPDTPERRGTFAQRLKDALKRESTATGGMTSSNTSSGESSYAVGISVSGSHVGDQDIKIQCCRVKRGGSRGFVLRDETVDEEFLKESLEAEQKWLGRFRQSQGPMFQRKDTSASSKYSFSTEYNSDFCSELEEVYEQLSKWLEDPIVADESRELDARDRAVVRFAGSLLKRALSESFAGVPLQEGEPQPFIDANDVSQQHKLALAVRSLSLELARQKNRRQQSVIESEDIDYYEDASSEMIREGKDAQRRKLWAVTFTSEVFQTLVDDQMTVCLSTPPISESNQMTNKCEMHEMSVLGISELPQENSPQGGDLLPIATGNWGCGTRLKGDPQLKLVIQWLASSLAGAPRLIYYTSGNPSLSKLDTVSRVLMDRRWSVGDLAAATLKYAGQIIEEQTEGRNSLFEEIIGMDKPSP
- the LOC126854010 gene encoding uncharacterized protein LOC126854010 isoform X1, with product MALVMLPCDLPWWPAVVKQLDKAALAKNSEDLIDAMQRLHDMCNISLDPEEDMQDTDLFSMLGTFLNKDLDPVEREQVFTKTIPRMVERAKDLKRTKPPQGLHFSLQQQGDSVEYSYAFVSSLIANAFFSTYPKRTTKTHPTLRDFNFTNFFRHLYKNAQKAKLKSIFHYYNYLETEHALDGRLIISRQVMTSKQWLTIEDWLESNVPLCPLMIRHEGRLERIEMESKVLQVCFVNAKIGGGVLDGDITQETIHVATHPEMLAAILSVEALEDNEVLIIEGVRHISRINDPRHKAIFESISKPNMVTVCCIDPEDYSRLPLTQFEEDNILREMNKSLLGFRQRHVPSSPTDPIKTDHSDVEVGLSSRRLSPIGESFSSTPPEMESAEKVFAASSNSKIDKQPPRDEYHKLESTMEVRSRPNGKSMRPPSPHKVCKDASCTNRRNRFIVLGSSGEVLPVTRQLGQMSVYSSCNSQSTDSFHSAKETIDEEPEEEEQKLNKLYIAQLDTPERRGTFAQRLKDALKRESTATGGMTSSNTSSGESSYAVGISVSGSHVGDQDIKIQCCRVKRGGSRGFVLRDETVDEEFLKESLEAEQKWLGRFRQSQGPMFQRKDTSASSKYSFSTEYNSDFCSELEEVYEQLSKWLEDPIVADESRELDARDRAVVRFAGSLLKRALSESFAGVPLQEGEPQPFIDANDVSQQHKLALAVRSLSLELARQKNRRQQSVIESEDIDYYEDASSEMIREGKDAQRRKLWAVTFTSEVFQTLVDDQMTVCLSTPPISESNQMTNKCEMHEMSVLGISELPQENSPQGGDLLPIATGNWGCGTRLKGDPQLKLVIQWLASSLAGAPRLIYYTSGNPSLSKLDTVSRVLMDRRWSVGDLAAATLKYAGQIIEEQTEGRNSLFEEIIGMDKPSP
- the LOC126854010 gene encoding uncharacterized protein LOC126854010 isoform X6, which translates into the protein MALVMLPCDLPWWPAVVKQLDKAALAKNSEDLIDAMQRLHDMCNISLDPEEDMQDTDLFSMLGTFLNKDLDPVEREQVFTKTIPRMVERAKDLKRTKPPQGLHFSLQQQGDSVEYSYAFVSSLIANAFFSTYPKRTTKTHPTLRDFNFTNFFRHLYKNAQKAKLKSIFHYYNYLETEHALDGRLIISRQVMTSKQWLTIEDWLESNVPLCPLMIRHEGRLERIEMESKVLQVCFVNAKIGGGVLDGDITQETIHVATHPEMLAAILSVEALEDNEVLIIEGVRHISRINDPRHKAIFESISKPNMVTVCCIDPEDYSRLPLTQFEEDNILREMNKSLLGFRQRHVPSSPTDPIKTDHSDVEVGLSSRRLSPIGESFSSTPPEMESAEKVFAASSNSKIDKQPPRDEYHKLESTMEVRSRPNGKSMRPPSPHKVCKDASCTNRRNRFIVLGSSGEVLPVTRQLGQMSVYSSCNSQSTDSFHSAKETIDEEPEEEEQKLNKLYIAQLDTPERRGTFAQRLKDALKRESTATGGMTSSNTSSGESSYAVGISVSGSHVGDQDIKIQCCRVKRGGSRGFVLRDETVDEEFLKESLEAEQKWLGRFRQSQGPMFQRKDTSASSKYSFSTEYNSDFCSELEEVYEQLSKWLEDPIVADESRELDARDRAVVRFAGSLLKRALSESFAGVPLQEGEPQPFIDANDVSQQHKLALAVRSLSLELARQKNRRQQSLPQENSPQGGDLLPIATGNWGCGTRLKGDPQLKLVIQWLASSLAGAPRLIYYTSGNPSLSKLDTVSRVLMDRRWSVGDLAAATLKYAGQIIEEQTEGRNSLFEEIIGMDKPSP
- the LOC126854010 gene encoding uncharacterized protein LOC126854010 isoform X3, which codes for MALVMLPCDLPWWPAVVKQLDKAALAKNSEDLIDAMQRLHDMCNISLDPEEDMQDTDLFSMLGTFLNKDLDPVEREQVFTKTIPRMVERAKDLKRTKPPQGLHFSLQQQGDSVEYSYAFVSSLIANAFFSTYPKRTTKTHPTLRDFNFTNFFRHLYKNAQKAKLKSIFHYYNYLETEHALDGRLIISRQVMTSKQWLTIEDWLESNVPLCPLMIRHEGRLERIEMESKVLQVCFVNAKIGGGVLDGDITQETIHVATHPEMLAAILSVEALEDNEVLIIEGVRHISRINDPRHKAIFESISKPNMVTVCCIDPEDYSRLPLTQFEEDNILREMNKSLLGFRQRHVPSSPTDPIKTDHSDVEVGLSSRRLSPIGESFSSTPPEMESAEKVFAASSNSKIDKQPPRDEYHKLESTMEVRSRPNGKSMRPPSPHKVCKDASCTNRRNRFIVLGSSGEVLPVTRQLGQMSVYSSCNSQSTDSFHSAKETIDEEPEEEEQKLNKLYIAQLDTPERRGTFAQRLKDALKRESTATGGMTSSNTSSGESSYAVGISVSGSHVGDQDIKVKRGGSRGFVLRDETVDEEFLKESLEAEQKWLGRFRQSQGPMFQRKDTSASSKYSFSTEYNSDFCSELEEVYEQLSKWLEDPIVADESRELDARDRAVVRFAGSLLKRALSESFAGVPLQEGEPQPFIDANDVSQQHKLALAVRSLSLELARQKNRRQQSVIESEDIDYYEDASSEMIREGKDAQRRKLWAVTFTSEVFQTLVDDQMTVCLSTPPISESNQMTNKCEMHEMSVLGISELPQENSPQGGDLLPIATGNWGCGTRLKGDPQLKLVIQWLASSLAGAPRLIYYTSGNPSLSKLDTVSRVLMDRRWSVGDLAAATLKYAGQIIEEQTEGRNSLFEEIIGMDKPSP
- the LOC126854010 gene encoding uncharacterized protein LOC126854010 isoform X7 → MALVMLPCDLPWWPAVVKQLDKAALAKNSEDLIDAMQRLHDMCNISLDPEEDMQDTDLFSMLGTFLNKDLDPVEREQVFTKTIPRMVERAKDLKRTKPPQGLHFSLQQQGDSVEYSYAFVSSLIANAFFSTYPKRTTKTHPTLRDFNFTNFFRHLYKNAQKAKLKSIFHYYNYLETEHALDGRLIISRQVMTSKQWLTIEDWLESNVPLCPLMIRHEGRLERIEMESKVLQVCFVNAKIGGGVLDGDITQETIHVATHPEMLAAILSVEALEDNEVLIIEGVRHISRINDPRHKAIFESISKPNMVTVCCIDPEDYSRLPLTQFEEDNILREMNKSLLGFRQRHVPSSPTDPIKTDHSDVEVGLSSRRLSPIGESFSSTPPEMESAEKVFAASSNSKIDKQPPRDEYHKLESTMEVRSRPNGKSMRPPSPHKVCKDASCTNRRNRFIVLGSSGEVLPVTRQLGQMSVYSSCNSQSTDSFHSAKETIDEEPEEEEQKLNKLYIAQLDTPERRGTFAQRLKDALKRESTATGGMTSSNTSSGESSYAVGISVSGSHVGDQDIKIQCCRVKRGGSRGFVLRDETVDEEFLKESLEAEQKWLGRFRQSQGPMFQRKDTSASSKYSFSTEYNSDFCSELEEVYEQLSKWLEDPIVADESRELDARDRAVVRFAGSLLKRALSESFAGVPLQEGEPQPFIDANDVSQQHKLALAVRSLSLELARQKNRRQQSAILMCA